TGGTAAAGTTGTACGTTCAGGAATCTATACCTATGGTGAGACGGTTCACATATTTGTAGAAAGAAACGCTTATGACGGTCCTTTTTTACCGGGCTATAAAAAGTGGGAAAGCCACTATAACCCTGCACCAACAGGATTGAAGTTTATTGACCATATGGTGGGTAATGTCGATTGGGACGAGATGAATACTTGGTGTGAGTTTTATGCTAAAGTAATGGGCTTTGCTCAAATTATCTCTTTCGATGATAAGGATATTTCTACCGATTACACCGCCTTGATGAGTAAGGTAATGAGTAATGGTAACGGTCGTATTAAATTCCCAATTAACGAACCGGCTGAAGGCAAGAAAAAATCTCAAATTGAAGAATATATAGACTTCTATAATGGCCCTGGTGTTCAACACATTGCAGTAGCAACAGACGATATCGTTAAAACTGTTTCTGCTATGCGAGACAGAGGGGTAGAGTTTTTGTATGTTCCAGAGAGTTATTACGATGATTTGTTAGAACGTGTTGGCGATATTGATGAAGATGTTGAGGTGCTCAAAAAGCACGGCATACTGATTGACAGAGACGATGAAGGCTATCTGTTACAATTGTTCACTAAACCTGTTGTAGATAGACCAACCATGTTCTTTGAAATTATTCAACGAAAAGGAGCGCAATCCTTTGGTAAAGGAAACTTCAAAGCCCTATTTGAAGCTATCGAAAGAGAGCAAGGCAATAGAGGTACTTTGTAATATGAATA
The nucleotide sequence above comes from Flavobacteriales bacterium. Encoded proteins:
- the hppD gene encoding 4-hydroxyphenylpyruvate dioxygenase; its protein translation is MSADIKNLKNLQNTEYGLKKLFDEAEDFLPLLGTDYVELYVGNAKQSAHFYKTAFGFQSEAYAGLETGVKDRVSYVLKQDKIRLVLTTPLTEGGPINEHINKHGDGVKVVALWVEDATKAWEETTKRGAKSFMEPTSEEDDFGKVVRSGIYTYGETVHIFVERNAYDGPFLPGYKKWESHYNPAPTGLKFIDHMVGNVDWDEMNTWCEFYAKVMGFAQIISFDDKDISTDYTALMSKVMSNGNGRIKFPINEPAEGKKKSQIEEYIDFYNGPGVQHIAVATDDIVKTVSAMRDRGVEFLYVPESYYDDLLERVGDIDEDVEVLKKHGILIDRDDEGYLLQLFTKPVVDRPTMFFEIIQRKGAQSFGKGNFKALFEAIEREQGNRGTL